In the genome of Clostridiisalibacter paucivorans DSM 22131, one region contains:
- a CDS encoding Na+/H+ antiporter NhaC family protein has translation MGFLIGLFKFSPVFLMAGLMMSEFDALLAAPISTIYAAIVAAITEKFSFHELLESAVDNVKEMQLVFFILMAAYAMAESFMSTGVGAAIINTALSLGLTGKTLAVTGFVVTGILSVATGTSWGTFAACAPIFLWLNHIVGGNLMLTTAAIAGGACFGDNIGLISDTTVVSSGIQKVEVIHRIRHQGVWSVLCLIIAAIIFFSVSVGMGLPDVVGNAGEAISQVPQDVWDNLNAERPSAIALLDQVQEGVPTYMIIPLVLVIAVAIKGLPTLACLGIGIISSLILGLFAGTVTHITGDDGFLSLIYTGFADAGSWVIVMMMWVGAFGGIMAKMDAFAFLSKFISRRVKTVRQLMFSNGLLSVAGNAALSDEMAQIVTIGPIVKTLTDNNVEASEEDMYTLRLRNATFGDALGVFGSQLIPWHVYMNFYVGIASAVYPLASFSAIDIIKYNFMAMVAVSSILILTLTGLDRFVPLFGLPSEPKVRIKKRTESEAAVNSKVATEE, from the coding sequence ATGGGTTTTTTGATAGGTTTATTTAAGTTCTCACCTGTTTTTCTAATGGCAGGTCTAATGATGTCGGAATTTGATGCATTGTTAGCAGCACCTATTTCTACAATATATGCTGCTATAGTAGCTGCAATCACGGAGAAATTTTCTTTTCATGAGTTATTAGAAAGTGCCGTTGACAATGTTAAGGAAATGCAATTAGTGTTCTTTATTCTTATGGCAGCATATGCAATGGCAGAATCTTTTATGTCAACAGGGGTTGGTGCTGCAATAATCAATACTGCTCTAAGTCTTGGGCTTACTGGTAAGACTTTGGCTGTAACAGGATTTGTTGTAACTGGTATACTTTCAGTAGCCACAGGTACTTCATGGGGTACATTCGCCGCTTGTGCACCTATATTTTTATGGTTAAACCATATAGTTGGCGGAAACCTTATGCTTACCACTGCAGCCATAGCTGGAGGAGCTTGTTTTGGTGACAATATAGGACTTATCTCTGATACTACTGTTGTAAGCTCTGGTATTCAAAAGGTTGAAGTTATTCATAGAATTAGACACCAAGGGGTATGGTCTGTACTATGTTTAATAATAGCAGCCATTATATTCTTTAGTGTAAGTGTCGGTATGGGATTACCTGATGTAGTTGGTAATGCAGGGGAAGCTATCAGCCAAGTGCCTCAGGACGTATGGGACAACCTTAATGCCGAAAGACCTTCTGCAATAGCCTTGTTAGATCAAGTTCAAGAAGGGGTACCTACTTATATGATTATACCTTTAGTATTAGTTATAGCCGTAGCTATAAAAGGACTTCCTACTCTAGCATGTCTAGGTATAGGTATAATCTCTTCATTAATTTTAGGACTATTTGCAGGAACTGTTACTCATATTACTGGTGATGATGGATTTTTAAGTCTTATATATACAGGATTTGCTGATGCAGGAAGCTGGGTTATAGTAATGATGATGTGGGTTGGTGCATTTGGTGGTATAATGGCAAAGATGGACGCCTTTGCATTTCTCTCAAAATTCATATCTAGAAGGGTTAAAACTGTTAGACAGCTTATGTTCTCCAATGGTCTGCTTTCAGTAGCTGGTAATGCTGCTCTATCAGATGAAATGGCTCAAATAGTTACCATCGGACCAATCGTAAAGACATTGACCGATAATAATGTCGAGGCCAGTGAAGAAGATATGTATACTTTAAGACTTAGAAATGCAACATTTGGAGATGCATTGGGAGTATTTGGATCTCAATTAATTCCATGGCATGTTTATATGAATTTCTATGTAGGGATTGCCTCTGCTGTATATCCATTGGCATCATTCTCAGCAATTGACATCATTAAGTATAATTTTATGGCCATGGTAGCAGTTAGTTCTATATTAATACTTACTTTAACTGGATTAGATAGATTTGTTCCTTTGTTTG